The Candidatus Paceibacterota bacterium DNA segment CGAATAACCTATGGGACAAAAGACCAATCCAATCGGCCTGCGCGTCGCCGTCAATCATGACTGGCGGTCGAAGTGGTTTGCCGGCAAGAAGGAATTCGGCCGGCTGCTGACCGAAGACCGCGAAATTCGCGAGCTGCTAAAGAAGAAGCTGGAGTCCGCGTCCGTGCCGCAGATTCTCATCGAGCGTGCTGCCAGCCGGTGCCGGATCACAATCATGACGGCGCGCCCGGGCATCGTGATTGGACGAAAAGGAGCGGAGATTGACAAGCTCAAGGAGGAGCTGAGCCGCATGACCGGCAAAGAAATTTACGTGGACATTGTCGAAGTCAAAACGCCCGAACTCGAT contains these protein-coding regions:
- the rpsC gene encoding 30S ribosomal protein S3, whose amino-acid sequence is MGQKTNPIGLRVAVNHDWRSKWFAGKKEFGRLLTEDREIRELLKKKLESASVPQILIERAASRCRITIMTARPGIVIGRKGAEIDKLKEELSRMTGKEIYVDIVEVKTPELDAQLVAENVALQLERRVSFRRAMKKALQTAKDFGAEGIKLRCAGRLGGAELARVEQYHWGRVPLHTLRANIDYGFAEARTLYGKLGIKCWICKGDTKAEKLQPQPVTSTN